In one window of Duganella dendranthematis DNA:
- a CDS encoding DUF1249 domain-containing protein: MDLYQKNYRKLLQLMPDLHGINGPAKLTAIGHNDVNIDVIERHKHRLVLRMSHYLQRLHGPAIPDPDMTVEVFLVAETVGALTYTDCFGSRRVFCPEMMAFSPMAKSELNNFLDQWLTKMIADGRCQPKAELAQ, encoded by the coding sequence ATGGATCTCTACCAAAAAAACTATCGCAAGCTGCTTCAACTTATGCCTGACTTGCATGGCATTAATGGGCCTGCCAAACTCACCGCCATAGGCCACAACGATGTGAATATCGATGTAATCGAACGTCACAAGCATCGGCTGGTGCTGCGCATGAGCCACTATCTTCAACGACTGCATGGCCCAGCGATTCCTGATCCTGATATGACTGTTGAGGTGTTCTTGGTTGCGGAGACTGTGGGCGCACTGACATACACTGATTGCTTTGGATCGCGCCGGGTGTTCTGTCCAGAGATGATGGCGTTCAGTCCGATGGCGAAGTCGGAGCTGAACAATTTCCTCGATCAGTGGTTAACGAAGATGATTGCCGATGGGCGATGTCAACCAAAGGCCGAACTTGCGCAATGA
- a CDS encoding 2OG-Fe(II) oxygenase encodes MDGVLIDKELNVAGIDALFSRSALALIVKNFCGREQSAAMSDWFFYHEGRQNYRYSDATGHLHHSDTDRVGVPFSEFYKFLLDPSTSQHDIECIRRDLARTSQEHMESISRQFMPLESPIDSIKFLLNALWPSGAKVATFMGLQPCIGLARIIAPGAKLQADSNPHLDWLPPSIASLDRQFSAITYLDVPAKGGELEIWNVSLDRIMFLIETRGTLRRVDLPDPISIKPEIGDLILIDTRNPHAVRGFEEGRRIVQTCFIGAKGDNPLLLWS; translated from the coding sequence ATGGATGGAGTTCTGATAGATAAAGAGCTTAACGTAGCCGGTATTGATGCGCTATTTTCTAGATCTGCACTAGCTTTAATAGTAAAGAATTTTTGTGGGCGAGAACAATCTGCGGCGATGTCAGATTGGTTTTTTTATCATGAGGGTAGGCAGAACTACCGATATTCTGACGCAACAGGTCATCTTCATCATTCAGACACGGATAGGGTCGGAGTACCATTTAGTGAATTTTATAAATTCTTATTAGATCCGAGTACTAGCCAGCATGATATTGAGTGTATTCGTCGCGACTTGGCGAGAACCAGTCAGGAGCATATGGAATCAATTTCTCGTCAATTTATGCCTCTTGAATCACCGATTGACAGCATCAAATTTTTACTCAATGCTCTTTGGCCGAGCGGTGCCAAGGTCGCGACGTTCATGGGACTCCAGCCCTGTATTGGATTGGCACGGATAATTGCCCCTGGAGCGAAACTGCAAGCCGATTCCAATCCACACCTTGATTGGCTTCCTCCATCAATCGCTTCCTTAGACAGACAGTTTTCTGCGATAACATACCTCGATGTCCCGGCAAAAGGGGGCGAGCTAGAGATTTGGAACGTTTCCCTTGATCGTATCATGTTCCTCATTGAAACGAGAGGAACCCTTAGGCGAGTGGATCTACCAGATCCAATTAGTATAAAGCCGGAAATTGGCGATCTGATACTTATAGACACGCGAAATCCACATGCGGTTCGCGGATTCGAAGAAGGGCGAAGAATCGTTCAAACTTGCTTTATCGGTGCAAAAGGAGATAATCCGTTATTGCTTTGGAGCTAG
- a CDS encoding radical SAM/SPASM domain-containing protein, whose product MKNYAIVGFIYTQACPLSCNFCCHTKEVVGSGKFTPDIIVPLIISFAEQPSVTRFAFSGGDPFLFIDDIIDAMIKARAAGVNQPFHIVTSGYWATNSEYTKDVLKRLHSAGMDALDVSYDTEHARFVPPENIYRIGECCEEIGLRLEIFGHFWNPGERVEDLLPKIRGAESIYSGMVMPIGAARVHFKGRRYNKPDSDKYSCGKPSIYDVAIYPDGAVYPCCSGGFNKEAGIICGNVFEDNAADILSSVFHHFHARIAKEVGFDRLYNNIIKNRPDLIERLPKFAEVDSVCEICRDLHSNKDLMNELSLIYEEMEIEHVIESVEKNWKKIHDITMIAG is encoded by the coding sequence ATGAAAAACTACGCAATAGTCGGATTTATCTATACGCAAGCTTGCCCACTGAGTTGTAATTTTTGTTGCCATACAAAAGAAGTGGTCGGCTCTGGTAAATTTACACCAGACATCATCGTCCCTCTTATTATTTCTTTTGCCGAGCAGCCGTCAGTTACACGTTTCGCATTTTCTGGCGGCGACCCATTTCTTTTTATCGATGACATAATTGATGCGATGATCAAAGCTCGTGCTGCGGGCGTTAATCAACCTTTTCACATTGTAACTTCAGGGTATTGGGCAACTAACTCAGAATACACGAAGGATGTCCTTAAGCGATTGCATAGTGCTGGTATGGACGCTTTGGACGTCAGTTACGACACCGAGCATGCTCGGTTTGTCCCGCCAGAGAACATTTATCGGATCGGAGAGTGTTGCGAGGAGATCGGTTTACGCCTTGAAATATTCGGCCATTTTTGGAATCCCGGAGAGCGTGTCGAGGATCTTTTACCGAAAATAAGAGGGGCCGAAAGCATCTATTCTGGCATGGTGATGCCAATTGGTGCGGCCAGAGTGCATTTCAAGGGGCGACGTTATAACAAGCCAGATTCCGATAAATATTCTTGCGGAAAGCCATCAATTTATGACGTAGCCATATACCCCGATGGGGCCGTATATCCGTGTTGTTCGGGTGGGTTCAATAAGGAAGCTGGTATCATTTGTGGAAATGTTTTTGAAGACAACGCGGCAGATATTTTATCTTCAGTATTTCATCATTTCCATGCAAGGATTGCTAAGGAAGTTGGGTTTGATAGGCTATATAACAATATAATAAAAAATCGGCCTGATCTAATAGAGCGACTGCCGAAGTTTGCAGAGGTTGATTCTGTGTGTGAAATTTGTCGCGACTTGCACTCAAATAAGGATTTAATGAATGAATTAAGCTTAATATATGAGGAAATGGAAATTGAACATGTTATTGAATCTGTTGAAAAAAACTGGAAAAAAATTCACGATATAACGATGATTGCTGGCTGA
- a CDS encoding DUF1353 domain-containing protein, which produces MSNGRFSGNPRTEWLSESGPDQRMQLLEAFWYDDPNGFRWNAPRGSIINGASIPKTLWSSVGSPYTGDYRMASIVHDVACSNPKISRDDADRMFYQACLAGGCTLFQAKILYAGVCIGAATGDWKLRSPYLTTNDEKAFKLPSEHSQAEVEVRAKFILMAKDLESTGDDFEEVRQVVIRHLEH; this is translated from the coding sequence ATGAGCAATGGTAGGTTTTCAGGAAATCCAAGGACCGAGTGGTTATCTGAATCTGGACCCGATCAGCGAATGCAATTGCTTGAGGCTTTCTGGTATGACGATCCCAATGGATTTCGTTGGAATGCGCCGCGAGGAAGTATTATCAATGGTGCCAGTATTCCCAAAACGCTATGGTCTTCGGTAGGCAGTCCATATACCGGGGATTACCGGATGGCATCGATTGTACACGACGTCGCTTGTTCTAACCCGAAAATCTCTCGGGATGATGCAGACCGCATGTTCTACCAAGCCTGCTTGGCCGGAGGATGCACCTTATTTCAAGCCAAAATACTTTATGCCGGAGTGTGTATCGGCGCTGCGACTGGCGACTGGAAGTTGCGTTCCCCTTATCTCACAACAAATGACGAGAAGGCTTTCAAGCTGCCGAGTGAGCACTCGCAAGCCGAGGTAGAAGTGCGCGCGAAGTTTATCCTGATGGCGAAAGATCTTGAGTCGACCGGTGACGATTTCGAAGAAGTTAGGCAAGTAGTTATAAGGCATCTTGAACACTAG
- a CDS encoding helix-turn-helix domain-containing protein: MAVLGIIRRWHIRDQIPLPEIARRLGVSRNTVRRYLRSETTESTYAK; encoded by the coding sequence GTGGCAGTACTAGGCATAATTCGACGCTGGCACATTCGTGACCAGATTCCCTTACCGGAGATTGCCAGAAGGCTGGGTGTCTCACGTAACACCGTCCGGCGCTATTTGCGTTCGGAAACCACCGAGTCCACCTATGCGAAATGA
- a CDS encoding sulfatase-like hydrolase/transferase, with protein MNLSSHTFKSTAPRLMRSSMYLLGIFLFCFSYWLHRSFGKPDIEQITYHMNFGMELMNTVDPAVTRRFVRWCIVAPLIFFALLCYMERRGRRVLARRSQRCRTICSRLNKWVPLAVVFSATMFWMCDVSAFKYITSDFGPDYFGANYVPPKSVPLVATKPKNLILIYVESLEQGYTDRKVFGRDLLAPLTALHGTNFPSYEQVPGTGWTIAAIVATQCGVPLERVTVFDPNTQGQVINSFLKNAVCLPDLLAEQGYRNVFMGGASTSFAGKDKFLSQHHYHEAYGREEWLKSGVPESALNGWGLYDGDLFSRAKTKLRELSASGQKFNLTLLTVDTHEPEGYLSHNCAQRGFNGFDGVISCTAAEVADFVRYAKDNGYLEDTNIVILGDHLSRKNPLTDQLTQRPDRTIFNSFIAKDAPLPNRTQLLHFDLMPTILEFTGFSLADGRMGLGYSGFNQHALQPPPGRFAEMDKSLMNHSDQYMALWSDPESDH; from the coding sequence ATGAACCTCTCTTCACACACCTTCAAATCGACCGCGCCACGCCTGATGCGCAGCAGTATGTACCTGCTGGGTATCTTCCTGTTCTGCTTCAGCTACTGGCTGCATCGCTCGTTCGGCAAGCCGGATATCGAGCAGATCACCTACCACATGAATTTTGGGATGGAGCTGATGAACACAGTGGACCCGGCAGTGACGCGCCGCTTCGTCCGCTGGTGCATTGTGGCGCCGCTGATCTTCTTCGCGCTGCTGTGCTATATGGAGCGGCGCGGACGCCGCGTGCTGGCGCGCCGTTCGCAGCGCTGCCGCACGATCTGCTCGCGCCTGAACAAATGGGTGCCGCTGGCGGTGGTGTTCAGCGCCACCATGTTCTGGATGTGCGACGTCTCGGCCTTTAAGTACATCACCTCCGACTTTGGCCCGGACTATTTCGGCGCCAACTACGTGCCGCCGAAATCGGTGCCGCTGGTCGCCACCAAGCCGAAGAACCTGATCCTGATCTACGTCGAAAGCCTGGAGCAGGGCTACACCGACCGCAAAGTGTTTGGACGTGACTTGCTGGCGCCACTGACCGCGCTGCATGGGACTAACTTCCCCAGTTACGAACAGGTGCCGGGCACCGGCTGGACCATCGCCGCCATCGTCGCCACGCAGTGCGGCGTGCCGCTGGAACGGGTGACGGTATTCGATCCCAACACGCAGGGACAGGTGATCAACTCCTTCCTGAAGAATGCCGTGTGCCTGCCGGACCTGTTGGCGGAACAGGGCTACCGCAACGTCTTCATGGGCGGCGCCTCGACCAGCTTCGCCGGCAAGGACAAATTCCTCAGCCAGCATCACTATCACGAAGCGTACGGCCGCGAAGAGTGGCTCAAGAGCGGCGTGCCGGAAAGCGCGCTGAACGGCTGGGGTTTGTACGACGGGGACCTGTTCAGCCGCGCCAAAACCAAGCTGCGCGAACTGTCGGCCAGCGGGCAGAAATTCAACCTGACGCTGCTGACGGTGGATACGCACGAGCCGGAAGGGTATTTGTCGCACAACTGCGCGCAACGCGGCTTCAATGGCTTTGACGGCGTGATCTCGTGCACGGCGGCGGAGGTGGCGGACTTTGTGCGCTACGCCAAGGACAACGGCTATCTGGAGGACACCAACATCGTCATCCTCGGCGACCACCTGTCGCGCAAGAATCCGCTGACCGACCAGCTGACGCAGCGGCCCGACCGCACCATCTTCAACAGCTTCATCGCCAAAGACGCGCCGCTGCCGAACCGCACGCAACTGCTGCACTTTGATTTGATGCCGACCATCCTGGAGTTCACCGGCTTCTCATTGGCGGACGGGCGCATGGGGCTGGGCTACAGCGGCTTCAACCAGCACGCGCTACAACCTCCGCCAGGGCGCTTTGCCGAGATGGACAAAAGCCTGATGAATCATTCGGATCAGTATATGGCGTTGTGGTCGGATCCGGAGTCGGACCATTAG
- a CDS encoding M28 family peptidase: MKAVAGLSAALALALAAPLVLAQEAAPPDPVSVLVKQLELDKYKATIKSLTTFGDRRQGTQRNRDALDWIEAQLKSYGCTNTERLQYQFTQPAPGAPSARRAAGIPSGGAGGPAGQGGSTLFGNRIPTGVNADPLRQPNERLRALNAEQTPVGTSLRENVYCTKVGKTHPEEMYIVSAHMDGIGFGEAANDDGSGTALVMELARIFSMPGVETDRSIRFILWNNEETGLNGAAAYVEQRKDLQGIESPKGSGKYPEPKWLGMIQHDMMMYDHGMPMPKQDASGKTTYVSPPEQRLEADVNIEYQSVSKQAEGSAKLAWAFRAANDKYATNYPAAVGFHMTNTDSTPFMDLVPSISLRENERGQQIGAGWNPNWHQPTDNYDTYSDKDFLLGLNAAQTTLSGVAQLAGTRIRD; encoded by the coding sequence ATGAAAGCAGTTGCAGGTTTGAGCGCAGCCCTGGCCCTGGCGCTGGCCGCCCCACTGGTTCTGGCGCAGGAAGCCGCGCCGCCCGATCCCGTCTCGGTGCTGGTCAAGCAGCTGGAGCTGGACAAGTACAAGGCCACCATCAAGAGCCTGACCACGTTCGGCGACCGTCGCCAGGGCACGCAGCGCAACCGCGATGCGCTGGACTGGATCGAGGCGCAACTCAAATCCTACGGCTGCACCAATACGGAACGCCTGCAATACCAGTTCACCCAGCCGGCGCCTGGCGCGCCGTCGGCCCGGCGCGCGGCCGGCATTCCGAGCGGCGGCGCCGGCGGTCCGGCCGGACAAGGCGGCAGCACGCTGTTCGGCAACCGCATTCCGACCGGCGTCAATGCCGATCCGCTGCGCCAGCCGAATGAGCGCCTGCGCGCGCTGAACGCCGAGCAGACGCCGGTCGGCACCTCGCTGCGCGAGAATGTCTACTGCACCAAGGTCGGCAAGACGCATCCGGAAGAGATGTACATCGTCAGCGCCCACATGGACGGCATCGGCTTCGGCGAGGCGGCCAACGACGACGGCTCCGGCACCGCGCTGGTGATGGAACTGGCGCGCATCTTCAGCATGCCGGGCGTGGAGACTGATCGCTCGATCCGCTTCATCCTGTGGAACAACGAGGAAACCGGCTTGAATGGCGCCGCTGCCTATGTCGAGCAGCGCAAGGATTTGCAGGGGATCGAATCGCCGAAAGGCTCGGGCAAGTATCCGGAGCCGAAGTGGCTGGGCATGATCCAGCACGACATGATGATGTACGACCATGGCATGCCGATGCCAAAGCAGGACGCCAGCGGCAAGACCACCTACGTGTCGCCGCCGGAGCAGCGGCTGGAGGCGGACGTCAACATCGAGTACCAGTCGGTGTCGAAGCAGGCCGAGGGTTCGGCCAAGCTGGCGTGGGCCTTCCGCGCCGCCAACGACAAGTACGCGACCAATTATCCGGCCGCCGTTGGCTTCCACATGACGAACACCGATTCGACGCCGTTCATGGATCTGGTACCGTCGATTTCGCTGCGCGAGAATGAGCGCGGCCAGCAGATCGGCGCCGGCTGGAACCCGAACTGGCACCAGCCGACCGACAACTACGACACCTATTCCGACAAGGACTTCCTGCTTGGCCTGAACGCGGCGCAGACCACGCTGTCCGGCGTGGCACAGCTGGCCGGCACCCGCATCAGGGACTGA
- a CDS encoding DUF799 domain-containing protein, with protein MIKRFLKLAACVAPMLLAVGCASNKPAAYDYTAFKAAKPRSILVLPPLNNSPEVNAGNSVYAQVTYPLAEAGYYVLPVGLVGETFKQNGMTVAQDIHTLPPAKLQEIFGADAGLYITISKYGATYTVLDSVVVVSVQAKLVDLKTGTVLWTGAASASNNEGGNNGGGGLIGALVAAAVKQVINSTTDQSHPVAGVASVRLLSAGMNNGLLYGPRSAQYATQ; from the coding sequence ATGATCAAGCGATTCCTGAAACTGGCGGCCTGCGTGGCGCCGATGCTGCTGGCAGTCGGCTGCGCCAGCAACAAGCCGGCGGCGTATGACTACACCGCCTTCAAGGCCGCCAAGCCGCGCTCGATCCTGGTGCTGCCGCCGCTGAACAATTCGCCGGAAGTCAACGCCGGCAACAGCGTCTACGCGCAAGTGACGTATCCGCTGGCGGAAGCCGGCTACTACGTGCTGCCGGTGGGACTGGTGGGCGAGACCTTCAAGCAGAACGGCATGACGGTGGCGCAGGATATCCACACGCTGCCGCCGGCCAAGCTGCAGGAAATCTTTGGCGCCGACGCCGGCCTGTACATCACCATCTCCAAGTACGGCGCGACCTATACCGTGCTCGATAGCGTGGTGGTGGTTTCGGTGCAGGCCAAGCTGGTCGACCTGAAAACCGGCACCGTGTTGTGGACCGGCGCCGCCAGCGCCTCCAACAACGAAGGCGGCAACAACGGCGGCGGCGGGTTGATCGGCGCGCTGGTGGCGGCGGCCGTCAAGCAGGTCATCAACAGCACCACCGACCAGTCGCACCCGGTGGCCGGCGTGGCCAGCGTGCGCCTGCTGTCGGCGGGCATGAACAACGGCCTGCTGTACGGCCCGCGTTCGGCGCAATACGCTACGCAGTAA
- a CDS encoding CsgG/HfaB family protein — MKTIQMLATVMAVSALAGCATESSQAVAVATTASATKPYAGPRSPIAVGKFDNRSSFMRGIFSDGVDRLGSQAKTVLISHLQQSNRFNVLDRDNLSEMKQEAGFKQQTQSIKGADFIVTGDVTEFGRKEVGDHQLFGLAGRGKTQVAYAKVTLNVVNIATSEVVYSAAGAGEYSLSNREVLGFGGTASYDATLNGKVLDLAMREAVDKLVAGVDAGALNLRR; from the coding sequence ATGAAAACCATCCAGATGCTGGCGACCGTCATGGCCGTTTCGGCACTGGCCGGCTGCGCCACCGAAAGTTCGCAGGCGGTCGCCGTGGCCACCACGGCCAGCGCCACCAAGCCATACGCGGGTCCACGTTCGCCGATCGCGGTCGGCAAGTTCGACAACCGTTCCAGCTTCATGCGCGGCATCTTCTCGGACGGCGTCGACCGTCTGGGCAGCCAGGCCAAGACGGTGCTGATCTCGCACCTGCAGCAGAGCAATCGCTTCAACGTGCTGGACCGCGACAACCTGAGCGAAATGAAACAGGAAGCCGGCTTCAAGCAGCAGACCCAATCGATCAAGGGCGCCGATTTCATCGTCACCGGCGACGTGACCGAATTCGGCCGCAAGGAAGTGGGCGATCACCAGCTGTTCGGTCTGGCTGGCCGCGGCAAGACGCAAGTGGCTTACGCCAAGGTCACGCTCAACGTGGTCAATATCGCCACCTCGGAAGTGGTGTACTCGGCGGCCGGCGCCGGCGAATACAGCCTGTCGAACCGCGAAGTGCTGGGCTTTGGCGGCACCGCCAGCTACGACGCCACGCTGAACGGCAAGGTGCTGGACCTGGCCATGCGCGAAGCGGTGGACAAACTGGTGGCTGGCGTCGATGCCGGCGCGCTCAACCTGCGTCGATAA
- a CDS encoding LysR substrate-binding domain-containing protein, with the protein MRRLTFDLDVLRTFVTGVDMGSFAKAADKLGRSTSAVSAQLKKLEDQLGMPVLRKEGRGMVPTPAGESLLGYARRLLELNDEAANAVRGAALAGSVRLGIQQDFGEHVLTEVLGRYARVHPRVRIEARAARNAELMELLNSGRLDMALAWEGGVVAPHVVDAGRLNMRWIGAADEARLAPALAAGTAAEPLPLVMLDAPCVMRAAATRALDEAGIPWRIVFTSPGLSGVWAAVAAGLGVTVRTAVGLPPSLRLLDAPSLPPLPDIGLRLYRAEPHLSPPAQHLHDIVLQALF; encoded by the coding sequence ATGCGCCGCCTGACCTTTGACCTCGACGTCTTGCGCACCTTCGTCACTGGTGTCGACATGGGCAGCTTCGCCAAGGCGGCCGACAAGCTTGGCCGCTCCACCTCCGCCGTCAGCGCCCAATTGAAAAAGCTGGAAGACCAGCTGGGCATGCCGGTGCTGCGCAAGGAAGGACGCGGCATGGTCCCCACGCCTGCCGGCGAATCGCTGCTGGGCTATGCGCGCCGCCTGCTGGAACTGAACGACGAAGCCGCCAATGCGGTGCGTGGCGCCGCACTGGCCGGCAGCGTGCGGCTCGGTATCCAGCAGGATTTCGGCGAACACGTGCTGACGGAAGTGCTGGGCCGCTACGCCCGCGTGCATCCGCGCGTGCGTATCGAAGCCCGCGCAGCGCGCAACGCCGAGTTGATGGAATTGTTGAACAGCGGCCGGCTGGACATGGCGTTGGCCTGGGAGGGCGGCGTCGTCGCGCCGCACGTGGTGGACGCCGGCCGGCTCAACATGCGCTGGATCGGCGCCGCTGACGAGGCGCGCCTCGCCCCCGCACTCGCCGCCGGCACTGCAGCAGAACCGCTGCCGCTGGTGATGCTGGACGCCCCATGCGTGATGCGCGCCGCCGCCACGCGCGCGCTGGACGAGGCAGGCATCCCGTGGCGCATCGTCTTCACCAGTCCCGGCTTGTCCGGCGTATGGGCGGCGGTGGCGGCCGGATTGGGCGTAACGGTGCGCACCGCCGTTGGCCTGCCGCCATCGCTGCGCCTGCTGGACGCGCCATCGTTGCCGCCACTGCCCGACATCGGCCTGCGCCTGTACCGCGCCGAGCCCCACCTAAGTCCACCGGCCCAGCACCTGCACGACATTGTCCTGCAAGCGTTGTTCTGA